One window of SAR324 cluster bacterium genomic DNA carries:
- a CDS encoding tetratricopeptide repeat protein, with translation MKRILFCLFLILNTALASAYTIQDYFLSSYQYETQQDYDKAIQYMLAVKRVQPEGYTVNLRLGWLYYVKQDYANSSFHYQLAMKAVPSSMDAKVSATLPLMAQQKWAAAEKILKEALAIHPNEPSANLKLAYVLRMQQKYDEAENVNNKMLAFYPLDAGFLAEQQLTQTAKYPASAYAPLSPWVVNASVYSSSITYTDSSLKTDAQQVGGMLSVGYNAHVLEVALDSVTVTNKTPPELKQYDYTAAYTNYSFESQKFRLGGHYIESTNDATNAGTVIFVGYNYYVPASWNAGFNLYQSSYAKYGTYSIAGQIQGLTEEPALTVMQISPQVGFNFGEGLFYAETVLDVILPSDNPELAEDTYFSGQQSLSAFYNQWATGVYVAGGTQVFGVGQGGFSVSNSADEKTGGYGVYLQYTTAMRLWTMLSADTVLSKDPGTEDTVTTSVYTVKFGYTF, from the coding sequence ATGAAACGAATTCTGTTCTGTCTATTTTTAATTCTGAATACGGCTTTGGCAAGTGCCTACACCATTCAGGATTATTTTCTTAGTTCTTACCAATATGAAACGCAACAAGACTATGATAAAGCCATTCAGTACATGCTTGCCGTCAAAAGGGTTCAACCCGAAGGGTACACAGTCAATTTGAGACTGGGCTGGCTCTACTATGTGAAACAGGATTATGCGAATTCGTCATTTCATTATCAATTGGCGATGAAGGCTGTTCCGTCTTCTATGGATGCCAAAGTCAGTGCCACATTACCGTTGATGGCACAGCAGAAATGGGCGGCGGCTGAAAAAATTCTGAAGGAGGCGCTTGCCATCCACCCGAATGAACCATCGGCTAATCTTAAACTCGCCTATGTTCTGCGGATGCAGCAGAAATATGATGAGGCCGAAAATGTGAACAACAAAATGCTGGCCTTCTATCCTCTGGATGCCGGATTTCTGGCGGAACAGCAATTAACACAGACCGCAAAGTATCCTGCTTCGGCTTATGCGCCGTTATCCCCCTGGGTAGTCAACGCATCAGTCTATTCTTCGTCAATCACCTATACAGATTCTTCTTTGAAAACAGACGCGCAACAAGTTGGCGGAATGCTGTCTGTGGGATATAACGCCCATGTGCTGGAAGTGGCACTGGATTCTGTAACGGTCACCAACAAAACACCTCCGGAACTAAAGCAGTACGATTATACGGCGGCCTATACCAACTACAGTTTTGAGTCTCAAAAATTTCGTCTGGGAGGCCATTATATTGAATCAACCAACGACGCGACCAATGCAGGAACCGTGATCTTTGTCGGGTATAACTACTATGTGCCTGCCAGTTGGAATGCTGGTTTCAATCTGTATCAATCCTCTTACGCCAAATATGGAACGTATTCGATTGCCGGACAAATTCAGGGTTTGACCGAGGAGCCCGCATTGACGGTCATGCAGATTAGTCCTCAGGTTGGTTTCAATTTTGGTGAAGGGCTGTTTTATGCGGAAACCGTGCTGGATGTTATTCTGCCCTCTGATAATCCTGAACTGGCAGAAGATACCTATTTTTCCGGCCAGCAATCACTTTCTGCCTTTTACAACCAGTGGGCAACCGGCGTTTATGTAGCCGGTGGAACCCAGGTGTTTGGCGTGGGACAAGGTGGTTTTTCAGTGTCTAACTCTGCCGATGAAAAAACAGGCGGCTATGGCGTTTATCTTCAATACACTACGGCTATGCGGCTTTGGACCATGCTGAGCGCCGATACTGTATTATCCAAAGATCCCGGCACGGAGGACACTGTTACAACCAGTGTTTATACCGTCAAGTTCGGATATACTTTTTAA
- the dctP gene encoding TRAP transporter substrate-binding protein DctP → MSFRFVITAMILSCLMFPSLSEAGKTRIKYALLAPEGTSWANSTKVAFNKIEEQTGGALDMKLYAGGKQGDENEVLQKIRINHIHGAAFTSVALTQIVPEFQILGLPGLIQNYEELDYVTEKTTKFFEDKFLEKGFVFLGWAEVGPIYVFTNVNAQYVEEFKGVKMWAMPGEPITPMILEKNGMKPITVPITDVLLQLEAGALDGFANTPMGAIGFQWFRKAKYVGDQPILYSTGGVLLTRQIWDSLTTEQQTIVKKSLWELSVSQKSQMRKENEESFKTLQDYGIGVLHYAADSVKLAEEQNLWLRQKIVADGQFFTADFLKEIEGYIQEVRSRKKSEK, encoded by the coding sequence ATGTCTTTTCGTTTCGTTATTACCGCAATGATTCTCTCCTGCCTGATGTTCCCGTCCTTATCTGAAGCCGGCAAAACCCGCATCAAATACGCATTGCTCGCACCGGAAGGCACCAGTTGGGCCAATTCCACCAAAGTCGCGTTCAATAAAATTGAGGAGCAAACTGGAGGTGCTCTGGATATGAAACTGTATGCCGGAGGAAAACAGGGCGATGAAAATGAGGTATTACAAAAAATTCGCATCAATCATATCCACGGTGCCGCGTTCACCAGTGTCGCACTGACCCAGATTGTGCCTGAATTCCAGATTCTGGGACTTCCGGGATTGATTCAGAATTATGAGGAACTCGATTATGTCACCGAAAAAACTACTAAGTTTTTTGAAGATAAATTTCTGGAAAAAGGATTCGTGTTTCTGGGGTGGGCCGAAGTCGGGCCGATTTATGTGTTCACCAACGTCAATGCTCAATATGTGGAAGAATTCAAGGGGGTCAAGATGTGGGCCATGCCCGGAGAGCCGATCACACCGATGATTCTGGAAAAAAACGGAATGAAACCGATCACTGTACCCATCACGGATGTATTGTTGCAGCTTGAAGCCGGTGCTCTGGATGGTTTTGCCAACACTCCCATGGGGGCCATTGGATTTCAGTGGTTCCGCAAAGCAAAATATGTGGGCGACCAGCCTATTTTGTATTCCACCGGCGGAGTTTTACTGACACGCCAGATTTGGGATTCGTTGACTACTGAACAACAAACCATCGTCAAAAAATCGTTGTGGGAACTTTCTGTTAGCCAGAAATCACAGATGCGCAAAGAAAACGAGGAATCTTTCAAAACGCTTCAGGATTATGGCATCGGGGTGCTCCATTACGCTGCTGATTCCGTCAAGTTGGCAGAGGAGCAAAATCTATGGCTCCGTCAGAAAATTGTGGCTGACGGCCAATTTTTTACCGCGGATTTCCTGAAAGAAATTGAAGGCTACATTCAGGAAGTACGAAGCCGAAAAAAATCTGAAAAATGA
- a CDS encoding tetratricopeptide repeat protein: MNFSIMKQLKLCLFLCCVFMGQTVLADTIQDMYNRSYQYEQAQDYGNAIKALSEVQKEYPDTYTINYRLGWLYYLGKDYTSSLLHYDRAIKALPTSLDALSGAAITLIAQQKWSQSEERLRTLVKMDRYNFTGNLNLAYVLRMQKQFEKGQKIILKMLELYPTNVVLLTESAMNYVDSGNMSAALALFTDIGLLDPQNPTANYYLIQASKK; encoded by the coding sequence ATGAACTTTTCAATTATGAAACAACTGAAATTATGCTTGTTTCTGTGTTGCGTGTTTATGGGCCAGACAGTTCTGGCTGACACCATTCAGGACATGTACAATCGTTCTTACCAGTATGAACAGGCTCAGGACTATGGCAATGCGATCAAAGCGTTGTCTGAGGTTCAAAAAGAATATCCTGACACCTACACGATCAATTACAGGCTGGGATGGTTGTATTATCTTGGAAAAGATTATACCAGTTCGCTCTTGCATTATGATCGGGCCATTAAAGCACTTCCGACTTCCCTGGATGCCTTGTCAGGTGCTGCCATTACACTGATAGCTCAACAAAAATGGTCACAAAGTGAAGAACGCCTCAGGACTTTGGTCAAAATGGATCGCTATAATTTTACCGGGAACCTGAATCTGGCTTATGTATTGCGGATGCAAAAACAATTTGAGAAGGGCCAAAAAATAATCCTTAAAATGCTGGAGTTGTATCCAACCAATGTTGTTTTGCTGACGGAATCAGCCATGAACTACGTTGACAGCGGAAATATGTCAGCGGCACTGGCTCTTTTTACGGATATTGGTCTCCTTGATCCACAAAATCCGACAGCCAATTACTATCTCATTCAAGCTTCTAAAAAATAA
- a CDS encoding DUF4384 domain-containing protein, translating into MKKLFLILLFTGFVTISHAETCYLLVERAGNFDGKLIQSLLIPIVNQYRVPVEPPPFSGVRPSDCTYTVSVSESMQGFLLTLSGPQLNIVGTSKTPGTDGVIHALLQGIYGTLTQTERAQICSQYKHLMKSDCQPVSAVVALYDQNSVPYREGREVREGEKFNVMLQPDDDVYAYVINRDTQENYFVIFPNTEVSQHKNPLKKGQKYYFPPLDSDVVFGFDHNPGQETFYFVMSTTPMNDLDELFVKLQSSKNPSQYQATGAQLEKAVASRGIALKKQSNSKPSTKVSNGELDSKLGELLQGNGAFVEMIRLSHVR; encoded by the coding sequence ATGAAGAAATTGTTTCTAATCTTATTATTCACAGGGTTTGTTACCATTTCTCATGCGGAAACTTGCTATCTGCTGGTGGAACGTGCCGGAAATTTTGATGGAAAACTGATTCAATCCCTGCTGATCCCCATTGTTAATCAATATCGGGTTCCGGTTGAGCCTCCACCGTTTTCAGGGGTTCGTCCGTCAGATTGCACCTATACTGTCAGTGTGAGCGAATCCATGCAGGGGTTTTTACTCACGCTTTCAGGACCTCAATTGAATATAGTGGGAACCTCCAAAACTCCCGGAACGGACGGTGTGATTCATGCGCTGCTTCAAGGCATCTATGGCACACTCACCCAAACAGAAAGAGCGCAGATTTGTAGCCAATACAAGCATTTAATGAAAAGTGACTGTCAGCCGGTATCGGCAGTAGTGGCACTGTATGACCAGAACAGTGTGCCTTACAGAGAAGGACGGGAAGTCAGGGAAGGGGAAAAATTCAATGTGATGCTTCAGCCGGATGACGATGTGTATGCCTATGTGATCAATCGGGATACGCAGGAAAACTATTTTGTGATTTTTCCCAACACGGAGGTGTCCCAACATAAAAATCCGTTGAAAAAAGGGCAGAAATATTATTTTCCACCCTTGGACAGTGATGTGGTGTTTGGTTTTGACCATAATCCGGGACAGGAAACGTTTTATTTTGTGATGTCCACAACCCCCATGAATGATCTGGATGAATTGTTTGTGAAATTACAATCCAGCAAAAACCCGTCTCAATATCAGGCGACAGGTGCCCAATTGGAAAAAGCGGTCGCATCTCGAGGCATCGCCCTGAAAAAACAATCCAACTCCAAGCCGTCAACAAAGGTTTCCAATGGTGAACTGGACTCCAAGTTGGGCGAATTGCTACAGGGCAATGGTGCGTTTGTGGAAATGATCCGACTGAGCCATGTACGATAA
- a CDS encoding acyl-CoA dehydrogenase translates to MSQALTTGSRRFTDLITWIFSLKFPEILVPEAPLKEWWHHHLPLISDWDLPIDQALVGGVVAPSMGYAFAAGYQAAIRCLIPSTPVNKLAAFCVTEQGGGHPGAIQTQLNLAPESADGTLSGEKSFVTMGLHADLLLIAASTGIHENGQNIIKMVQLPATTHGLVFHNLPLLPFVPEVPHSRIELKHCPVMPHQILSGDGYQDYIKPFRTVEDIHLLSAIIGYLLQIALRFDWPEELVERLLSLFAAFRMLVLSDLNHAASHLVLAGVLGQFHEVLENLEPLWSRTDDVIASMWERDKKLLAVAEKARKKRLSNAREKLGMRS, encoded by the coding sequence ATGTCACAAGCATTGACTACAGGCTCCAGGCGTTTCACTGATTTGATCACCTGGATATTCTCGTTGAAATTTCCTGAAATACTGGTCCCTGAAGCACCATTGAAAGAATGGTGGCACCATCACCTGCCGTTGATTTCAGACTGGGATCTTCCCATAGATCAAGCCCTTGTTGGAGGTGTTGTCGCCCCCTCAATGGGATATGCCTTTGCCGCAGGTTATCAGGCGGCCATCCGCTGTCTGATACCGTCAACACCGGTCAACAAGCTGGCGGCCTTTTGTGTGACCGAGCAGGGTGGCGGTCATCCGGGCGCGATTCAAACACAATTGAATCTAGCGCCAGAATCAGCAGACGGCACACTTTCAGGAGAGAAAAGCTTTGTGACCATGGGACTCCATGCTGATCTGCTACTGATTGCCGCAAGCACAGGAATCCATGAAAATGGTCAAAATATAATCAAAATGGTGCAATTGCCTGCCACCACTCATGGGCTTGTGTTCCACAACCTGCCACTGTTGCCATTTGTACCGGAAGTTCCTCACTCCCGCATTGAATTGAAACATTGCCCTGTCATGCCCCACCAGATTTTATCCGGTGATGGATATCAGGATTACATCAAACCCTTTCGGACAGTGGAAGATATTCATTTGCTTTCGGCAATCATCGGATACCTGTTGCAGATTGCCCTGCGTTTTGACTGGCCGGAAGAACTGGTGGAACGATTGCTGAGTTTGTTTGCCGCCTTCAGAATGCTGGTTTTGTCAGACCTGAATCATGCGGCATCACACCTTGTGCTGGCCGGTGTGTTGGGGCAATTTCATGAAGTCCTGGAAAACCTGGAACCGTTATGGTCCAGAACCGATGATGTCATTGCCAGCATGTGGGAACGTGATAAAAAATTATTAGCTGTTGCTGAAAAAGCACGGAAGAAACGTTTGAGCAATGCCCGGGAAAAACTGGGGATGCGGAGTTGA
- a CDS encoding TRAP transporter small permease subunit has product MKWHWLFDLDRRIGYMEIVLLSIILIGTIVLYAIQTVLRNAFSTGFLWIDPLVQYSMLWITMLGGSIATLDQHHMSVDLTNKFLSPANKHRVAIVTSLLSAFVVWFMASAGMDFVRMMQGSNAVESHFLPIPQSISRMIIPLGFYMMMSRFVLRALEHALILLNIDVGQSSASHQSQVL; this is encoded by the coding sequence ATGAAATGGCATTGGCTTTTTGATCTGGATCGCAGAATTGGCTATATGGAAATTGTTTTGCTTTCCATCATTCTGATAGGAACCATCGTGCTGTATGCGATTCAGACGGTGTTACGCAACGCCTTCTCTACCGGATTTCTCTGGATTGATCCACTGGTGCAATACAGCATGCTCTGGATCACCATGCTTGGCGGTTCGATTGCGACATTGGACCAGCATCACATGAGTGTTGATCTGACCAATAAATTTCTGTCTCCAGCCAACAAACATCGGGTTGCGATTGTCACCAGCCTGTTGTCAGCGTTTGTGGTCTGGTTCATGGCTTCAGCCGGAATGGATTTTGTGAGGATGATGCAAGGCTCCAATGCTGTGGAATCTCATTTTTTACCGATACCCCAATCGATTTCCCGGATGATCATTCCGCTGGGGTTTTACATGATGATGTCGCGTTTTGTGTTGAGAGCTCTCGAACATGCGCTGATTCTGTTGAATATCGATGTGGGACAATCCTCCGCATCCCATCAAAGTCAGGTTCTATGA
- a CDS encoding FadR family transcriptional regulator: MTQDLPPEKKIKASQQVAEMLRNYILQGVVPPGEKLPPERTLATRFKVTRTTLREALKTLEQLKLIVIHQGQGITVRDFRNASMDLLTHLMREGDEINFKIVENIMETRVLLGGEVARLAALRAAPEDLAHLEKILQQLEQSNTPENYMLLDFEFFYLLGLCSKNMVYILLMNTIKSLYEKQVALFRPLAGAMKTKSQQAILEAVKKHEPANAERLAREYLTQGITLWHQTDNKR, translated from the coding sequence ATGACGCAGGATCTTCCTCCGGAAAAAAAAATTAAAGCCTCACAGCAGGTTGCGGAAATGCTGAGAAACTATATTTTGCAAGGAGTGGTTCCTCCAGGAGAAAAGTTACCACCGGAACGAACTCTGGCCACAAGGTTCAAAGTCACAAGAACAACACTCCGTGAAGCGCTCAAAACCCTGGAACAGCTCAAGTTGATTGTCATTCACCAGGGACAGGGAATCACTGTCAGAGATTTCCGCAATGCCAGCATGGATTTGTTGACTCATCTGATGCGGGAAGGCGATGAGATCAACTTTAAAATTGTGGAAAATATTATGGAAACCCGCGTTTTGCTGGGTGGAGAAGTCGCAAGACTGGCAGCGTTGCGTGCGGCACCAGAAGATTTGGCACACCTGGAAAAAATTCTTCAGCAACTTGAACAAAGCAACACTCCTGAAAATTACATGTTGCTGGATTTTGAGTTTTTTTATCTGCTGGGATTGTGCAGTAAAAACATGGTCTATATCCTGCTGATGAACACCATCAAATCCTTGTATGAAAAACAGGTTGCCCTGTTCAGACCTCTTGCCGGAGCCATGAAAACAAAATCGCAACAGGCGATTCTGGAGGCCGTGAAGAAACATGAACCGGCAAACGCGGAACGTCTGGCCCGTGAGTATCTCACTCAGGGAATCACTTTGTGGCACCAGACTGACAATAAACGATAA
- a CDS encoding TRAP transporter large permease subunit, giving the protein MSWLIGLVTILSAILGTPLFIVLGGLALILFHQVDSEPALLIINLSKVSSQQAFVAIPLFTFAGYLLAESKAPERIIRVSRSIIGWFPGGLGIVGLLTCSVFTAFTGASGVTIIALGGLLFPALVKDGYGEKFSLGHITASGSPGVLIFPSIPLILYSIISGTSFDDMKVATLLPYMLMITLLSLYCIYTAHRNAIPRQPVELSAISPALWDAKWELLLPVIVFGGIYGGFLTAAESAVMAAIYTLIIEVLVHRDITIKEGIPRIVRESMVLVGGIFLIMGAASAMSNYMVDEEIPDQLFEMLQNHIQNKYIFLGALTLFLLVVGAILDIFSAILVVVPLIVPVANSYGIDPVHLGVIFLANLELGYCTPPVGMNLFISSFRFNKPVMELYNAALPFLVFQVLAVLIVTFIPWFSLVLLH; this is encoded by the coding sequence ATGAGTTGGCTGATAGGTCTTGTTACCATTCTTTCCGCAATTTTAGGCACCCCTCTCTTTATTGTTCTGGGTGGACTCGCACTGATTTTATTCCATCAGGTTGACAGTGAACCGGCACTGTTGATCATCAACCTCTCCAAGGTTTCATCACAACAGGCGTTTGTCGCAATCCCCCTGTTCACCTTTGCAGGGTACCTGCTTGCAGAAAGCAAGGCTCCCGAGCGTATCATCCGGGTTTCCCGATCAATCATTGGCTGGTTTCCAGGTGGACTCGGCATTGTGGGACTGCTCACATGCAGTGTGTTTACTGCGTTCACAGGTGCCAGTGGTGTCACTATTATCGCTTTGGGGGGATTGCTGTTTCCGGCTCTGGTGAAAGATGGTTATGGTGAAAAATTCAGTCTTGGCCACATCACTGCTTCCGGAAGTCCGGGCGTGTTGATTTTTCCCAGCATTCCCCTGATTTTGTACAGCATCATTTCAGGAACCTCCTTTGACGACATGAAAGTGGCGACTCTGCTGCCTTATATGCTCATGATCACTCTGCTGTCGCTTTACTGCATCTACACAGCCCACCGCAATGCTATTCCGAGGCAACCTGTTGAACTCTCAGCCATCAGCCCTGCATTGTGGGATGCCAAATGGGAATTGTTGCTGCCAGTCATTGTTTTTGGCGGAATTTATGGCGGATTTCTGACGGCCGCGGAAAGTGCGGTGATGGCGGCCATTTATACCCTGATCATTGAAGTCCTGGTTCATCGGGACATCACGATCAAAGAAGGCATTCCCAGGATTGTTCGGGAATCCATGGTGCTGGTGGGAGGAATCTTTCTGATCATGGGTGCGGCCTCAGCCATGTCCAATTACATGGTGGATGAAGAAATTCCTGATCAATTGTTTGAAATGCTGCAGAACCATATTCAGAACAAATATATCTTTCTTGGAGCGTTGACGCTCTTTTTGCTGGTTGTCGGGGCAATCCTGGATATTTTTTCGGCGATTCTGGTGGTGGTTCCGTTGATTGTTCCGGTTGCCAATTCCTATGGCATTGATCCGGTTCATCTGGGAGTGATTTTTCTGGCCAATCTCGAACTGGGATATTGTACTCCGCCCGTGGGCATGAATCTGTTTATTTCCAGTTTCAGATTCAACAAACCTGTGATGGAATTATACAATGCCGCACTCCCGTTTCTGGTGTTTCAGGTGCTGGCAGTGTTGATTGTCACCTTCATCCCGTGGTTCAGTCTGGTGCTACTTCACTAA
- a CDS encoding SPOR domain-containing protein: MADELDDLGDFGGDSGFSDGIDDFMETDLGGGGDGDNELDSFFEDLSTIDDLEVQDETPAAEEPEQEMAEETPIMEDSLEEPEEKKPILVPAIIASVIGIVLGLLTVAILWFVNKPPAPFPEPEPVPVAMPKPEPVYQPLPPPVVRYEPPPPPPPPPEVKKNRFYLQVANCVYKECVDDYRFLLKKYGYPAKTETVSDITPMTEVISTKTLREEDASVWVDRINRENQLTGQAYRQQAGNQYKVSMGLFPDLDTANRVKAHLNQIYTGQLFFEAAPAEQRIQHFKVYTGPYESRQESVEVQKLLMMKDPRFQGTFIASRIE, from the coding sequence ATGGCAGACGAGCTTGATGATTTAGGCGATTTTGGCGGAGATTCCGGGTTTTCCGATGGAATTGATGATTTCATGGAAACCGATCTCGGTGGCGGAGGAGATGGCGATAATGAGCTGGACTCATTTTTTGAAGATCTTTCCACCATTGATGATCTGGAAGTGCAGGATGAAACTCCTGCCGCTGAAGAACCTGAACAGGAGATGGCAGAAGAAACTCCGATCATGGAAGATTCTCTGGAGGAACCCGAAGAAAAGAAACCTATTCTGGTACCTGCGATTATCGCCAGTGTGATTGGGATTGTTCTTGGCTTGCTCACTGTGGCAATCTTATGGTTTGTGAACAAACCGCCCGCACCATTCCCGGAACCGGAACCGGTACCTGTCGCCATGCCCAAACCGGAACCCGTTTACCAGCCATTGCCACCACCAGTGGTACGATATGAACCGCCACCACCTCCGCCGCCACCGCCTGAGGTGAAAAAAAACCGGTTTTATCTTCAGGTCGCAAATTGTGTGTATAAGGAATGTGTTGATGATTACCGTTTTCTCCTGAAAAAATATGGTTATCCCGCAAAGACGGAAACAGTGTCTGACATCACACCCATGACGGAAGTGATTTCCACAAAAACATTAAGGGAAGAAGATGCCTCTGTCTGGGTGGATCGTATCAATCGGGAAAATCAGCTCACAGGACAGGCTTATCGTCAGCAGGCAGGCAATCAATACAAGGTTTCGATGGGATTGTTTCCTGATCTGGACACCGCAAACCGGGTCAAGGCCCACTTGAATCAGATTTATACCGGACAGTTGTTTTTTGAAGCGGCTCCGGCAGAACAACGGATTCAGCATTTCAAGGTTTATACGGGACCCTATGAATCAAGGCAGGAATCTGTCGAGGTTCAAAAGCTTCTCATGATGAAAGATCCCAGATTTCAGGGAACCTTTATCGCCTCCCGGATTGAATAA
- a CDS encoding EamA family transporter, whose protein sequence is MKRVSHEIWGGLSVFVSAFCFYLSTASIRWSRGDVELDSSFFVFFRFLLGFFMILGVMLIKRKPFRPKRYDLLFWRTVSNVVAVYCFFKAVTLTTVAEANILNMTYPLFIALFSWLFLKQRHEPMVYGMVLLSFVGIIMILNPDQLNWNPNNLWGLASGVIAAISIIFLNMARQHDDTETILLMMFGLGSLISMLYAWPVIHQPTLLELKYLLACGIMGVAGQYFLTLGLKVISATESGIISSTRILLAAFLGPWIAADHPLSITGWVGAFLIFAANCYLTWKKVDSPTLRTH, encoded by the coding sequence ATGAAACGCGTTTCCCATGAAATTTGGGGCGGATTGTCGGTCTTTGTTTCCGCCTTCTGTTTTTATTTATCCACTGCCAGCATCCGTTGGTCACGGGGGGATGTCGAACTGGATTCTTCATTTTTTGTGTTTTTCCGGTTTTTGCTCGGCTTTTTCATGATTTTGGGCGTGATGCTGATCAAGCGAAAACCATTCCGTCCCAAACGTTACGATCTTCTATTCTGGCGAACAGTCTCCAATGTGGTTGCGGTTTACTGTTTTTTCAAGGCTGTCACCCTGACTACTGTGGCAGAAGCCAACATTCTCAATATGACGTATCCCCTGTTTATCGCGCTCTTTTCCTGGTTATTTCTAAAACAACGCCATGAACCCATGGTCTATGGCATGGTGTTATTGTCATTTGTCGGCATCATCATGATCCTGAATCCTGACCAACTGAACTGGAACCCCAATAATTTATGGGGCCTGGCTTCGGGCGTTATTGCGGCTATTTCCATCATTTTCCTGAATATGGCCCGACAACATGATGACACTGAAACTATTCTGCTGATGATGTTCGGATTGGGATCGCTGATATCCATGCTCTATGCATGGCCCGTCATTCATCAACCCACACTGCTGGAACTCAAATATCTGCTGGCCTGTGGTATTATGGGTGTCGCAGGGCAATATTTTCTCACCTTGGGACTCAAAGTTATTTCTGCGACAGAAAGCGGTATCATCTCCTCCACCAGAATTCTACTGGCCGCATTTCTCGGCCCCTGGATCGCCGCAGACCATCCATTGTCAATCACGGGTTGGGTCGGAGCGTTTCTGATCTTTGCCGCCAATTGCTATTTGACCTGGAAAAAAGTGGATAGTCCTACCCTACGAACCCATTGA
- a CDS encoding flagellar brake domain-containing protein: MRPRIHAGKTGIKWLGYGLIWFGCSGQSTSKSFNPPIAVDIFKFDQGGDVAITPELLLFAGIGVVSLILLFVLLSLLARRRKRQRMRKISDDKVNRQLITVLHSKKIDENTQAFIRIMVKKALGSTDAQDILSMVKSALVFEKVVIKFKKRKLTQATLKKVFQLRRKLGFEFSHKTVPFVASQMLSIKTTLECLLPYKPHPLEFSTQILDISESRFMVKTPVVKGQPANFKKLKQVTFRIHREDGSAYEFAAPFIKQIAGKINVVVFGHTAQIRQIKAPDYVEPESDSDSEPDLIPVNVPATFDLFSESSVDEHGQAETPSQKTESPVKKSVPVSTPSQKAEKLPEHDEKDKNASAIETPEDEQKNTKYKPSTTDLGLDPFDDEHVFDDDN; the protein is encoded by the coding sequence ATGCGACCACGAATTCATGCGGGCAAAACTGGAATAAAATGGCTGGGCTACGGTCTGATCTGGTTTGGCTGTTCCGGGCAATCGACCTCTAAATCATTCAATCCCCCAATTGCGGTAGACATATTCAAATTTGATCAGGGGGGCGATGTCGCTATTACACCGGAATTATTACTTTTTGCGGGAATCGGGGTTGTTTCACTGATATTATTGTTTGTGCTTCTGAGCCTGCTGGCCCGAAGACGCAAACGGCAACGAATGAGGAAAATATCCGACGATAAAGTGAATCGACAATTGATTACAGTCTTACACTCCAAAAAAATTGATGAAAACACCCAGGCTTTTATTCGTATCATGGTCAAAAAAGCATTGGGATCAACAGATGCCCAAGATATTCTGTCAATGGTGAAATCGGCCCTTGTTTTTGAAAAGGTAGTGATCAAATTTAAAAAACGGAAACTGACTCAGGCGACGCTTAAAAAAGTTTTTCAATTGAGAAGGAAGCTGGGATTTGAGTTTTCCCATAAAACGGTACCGTTTGTCGCCAGTCAGATGTTGTCTATCAAAACAACCCTCGAATGCCTTTTACCCTACAAACCGCATCCCCTGGAGTTTTCCACACAAATTCTGGATATCAGTGAATCCAGGTTCATGGTCAAAACGCCGGTTGTCAAAGGCCAACCAGCCAATTTCAAAAAACTCAAACAAGTAACGTTCAGGATTCACCGGGAGGATGGCTCTGCCTATGAATTTGCGGCTCCGTTCATTAAACAGATTGCTGGCAAGATCAATGTCGTTGTGTTTGGGCATACCGCTCAGATCAGGCAAATAAAAGCACCTGACTATGTTGAACCGGAGTCAGATTCGGATTCAGAACCGGATTTGATACCCGTGAATGTTCCCGCTACGTTTGATCTGTTTTCTGAATCATCGGTTGATGAGCATGGACAGGCAGAGACTCCTTCACAAAAAACTGAATCCCCGGTCAAAAAGAGTGTGCCAGTTTCGACTCCTTCACAAAAAGCGGAAAAGTTGCCGGAACACGACGAAAAAGATAAGAATGCTTCAGCAATTGAAACACCTGAAGACGAACAGAAAAATACGAAATATAAACCATCTACAACAGACCTGGGACTGGATCCGTTTGATGATGAGCACGTGTTTGATGACGACAACTAA